The genomic DNA CTGCCTGTAGGATATTATCTCCCTTCCTTCTGCAAATATGACAATGCAGTCATCGGAAAGTTTATAGTTGAATTCGTACTTGACTATGTCAGTCAATATTGAGCTAAAAAAGTTCATACTACTTATAGGGCGATATATTGTTTGTTGTTCCATTACCTATTAAATTATGGTAATTATTCTTTCAACAAAAGAGAAAAATAAATACCCTAAATTATACAGGCAGAATAATTGATGTATTATATCAATGAACATTTAAAAAGAACTACGTATAATTACATCAAAGGGCGTGCCTAACTTGGAAAACGGGCTGAAATTGATGATTTTTGATTGGAAACGAACTATTTTGCAGAAATGCAAAAAAATATTTTGAAATGTATGACAAAGGAAAGATAGTACAGAAATATCGGATTTCTAAAAAAAGAAACCGGTAACTCGTTAATCGATTTGTGGAAAAATGTATTAGATATCCTCTAAAAGGTTATTAAGGAAGGTCTTGAGTTCCTTCAAATCACTCTTAAGCTGTTCTTTTTCCTCGTCTGACTCCGGTGTCGCATGCTGACTGGACGTGTCAAAAAGACTCAGCTCACCTTGGGCAGGGGATTTGACTGATTTAAGATTAGATGCTGCTGCTTCGCTGCGCTCGGCTTCGATAGCCTCATCGCTTGCAAAGGTTTTAAGCATTTTTTTAGCGCCTTCTACGGTGTATTTCTCATCGCGGAGGAGCTTCTTAATTTTAAGGATTAGCTGTATATCTTTGTTGGTGTATATCCTGTTTCCGGAAAGGTTTTTCGCGGGCTTTAGCTGTTCAAATTCAGTCTCCCAGTAGCGAAGCACGTACTGTTCAAGTTCGGTTATTTTAGAAACTTCACTGATTGAGTAGTAAAGCTTCTTCATTTGAAAGTTCTTTTTGACAGCCATAAGGGTATATTTATTAATCAGTTTAATCCGGTTACTCCGGTATTAAACCTGAAACAAATTTATAAAACCCTATACAATTTATCAAGCCCCTTAATATAACTTATATATTTTATTGCATACTAGGCTATTCTACCAAAACTTACGCAGGGGCATTTTATTTGCTTTAATCAATCTTTGTAAGTTCTTTCAGCTAAAATGTTTAGAAGGAATGATTTGAAATTTCTTATTTCGCATTGATGACTCAACACAAAAACTCTAAACTCACAAAAGACATAAAATAAAAATAGTTTTGTAAATTTATAAATCAGATAAACTTTCATCTAAATAGTTTCGTGTAATTTTGTGGCTTTGGTGTTTTCGTGGTAAATTCAACTCGCGAGAAAGGAAATCATTTGGTATTCTATTAAAATAAAATCTTCGCCATTTTTGTATAAGCTTGTAAAAATATGGATGTCGAAATTCTTGCGCGCTTACAGTTCGCATTCACCATTTCATTCCACTATATATATCCGCCTCTTAGCATCGGCCTCGGCGTAACTATGGCAGTTATGGAAGGCCTCTATTTAAAAACAAACAATAAAGAATACGAAATACTAACCAGGTTCTGGATTAAAATTTTTGCGCTCATTTTCGGAATAGGCGTGGCAACAGGTATTGTAATGGAGTTTGAGTTCGGCACTAACTGGGCGGCATACTCGCGTTACGTCGGAGATATCTTCGGCAGCGCTCTTGCAGCAGAGGGAATCTTTGCCTTTGCGCTGGAGTCCGGCTTTCTCGGAATACTTATTTTCGGATGGAATAAAGTCAGCCGCAAGGTACACTTTTTCTCGACGGTAATGGTGGCGCTCGGTTCAATTTTTTCAGCAATATGGATAGTAGTTGCCAACTCATGGCAGCAGACTCCCGCAGGTTATCATATAGTCGGCGAAGGAATGCACGTCCGCGCAGAGATAACTGATTTCTGGGCAATGGTATTCAATCCGTCATCGATGGAACGGCTCTCGCATACAATTATAGGAGCATTCCTTGCAGGCTCATTTTTAGTAATGAGCGTTCACGCATATTATATTTACAGAGGCAAGTTTGTTGAGATATCAAAGAAGGGATTTAAGGTCGCGCTTGTGATAGCGGCGCTTTCATCAATTGCGCAGTTAATTACGGGAAGTATATCAGCAGAGGGAGTTGCGAAAAATCAGCCGGCAAAGCTCGCTGCATTTGAAGGACACTTCGATAGTTTGAAAGTCGCCGATATGTTTTTATTCGGATGGGTAGATGCAAAGAATCAGAAAGTTTACGGATTGTCAGTGCCGAACGGACTGACGTTTTTAATCAATAAGGATTTTGCTACTCCCGTAAAGGGACTGAATTACTTTCCCGAAAACGAAAGACCTCCGCAGGTGAATTTGGTTTTTCAGACGTATCATATAATGATTACGATTGGCATGATGTTAATCGGTTTATCA from Bacteroidota bacterium includes the following:
- a CDS encoding MerR family transcriptional regulator codes for the protein MAVKKNFQMKKLYYSISEVSKITELEQYVLRYWETEFEQLKPAKNLSGNRIYTNKDIQLILKIKKLLRDEKYTVEGAKKMLKTFASDEAIEAERSEAAASNLKSVKSPAQGELSLFDTSSQHATPESDEEKEQLKSDLKELKTFLNNLLEDI
- a CDS encoding cytochrome ubiquinol oxidase subunit I, with the protein product MDVEILARLQFAFTISFHYIYPPLSIGLGVTMAVMEGLYLKTNNKEYEILTRFWIKIFALIFGIGVATGIVMEFEFGTNWAAYSRYVGDIFGSALAAEGIFAFALESGFLGILIFGWNKVSRKVHFFSTVMVALGSIFSAIWIVVANSWQQTPAGYHIVGEGMHVRAEITDFWAMVFNPSSMERLSHTIIGAFLAGSFLVMSVHAYYIYRGKFVEISKKGFKVALVIAALSSIAQLITGSISAEGVAKNQPAKLAAFEGHFDSLKVADMFLFGWVDAKNQKVYGLSVPNGLTFLINKDFATPVKGLNYFPENERPPQVNLVFQTYHIMITIGMMLIGLSFLAVFLWWKKKLFEKKWLMLVFIFSVLLPQIANQMGWYSAEIGRQPWVVYGLLRTSDALSKSVTAEHVWFSLILFTLVYALLFVLFIYLLNKKIQHGLTDFIENEGEYSKRDNPIISREDL